From the genome of Triticum aestivum cultivar Chinese Spring chromosome 1A, IWGSC CS RefSeq v2.1, whole genome shotgun sequence:
aagaattggatacaagagatgaactagggtttggagatgagatggtgctagtgaagatgttgatggagattgccctctcccgatgagaggagcgttggtgatgacgatggtgatgatttccccctcctggagggaagtttccccggcagaacagctctgccggagctctagattggttccgccttggttccgcctcgtggcggcggagtctcgtcccgaaaggtttcttcttatttttttctcatcgaaggacttcatataggagaagatggacgtcggagatccaccagggggcccacgaggtagggggcgcgccccccaccctcgtgagaagggtgtgggcccccttgccttcatctttggcatggatttttctttatttcttttaagacgttccgtggagtttcaggacttttggagttgcgcagaataggtctctaatatttgctccttttccagcccagaattccagctgccggcattctccctccttatgtaaaccttgtaaaataagagagaatagccataagtattgtgatataaagtgaaataacagtccataatgcgataaatatcgatataaaagcatgatgcaaaatggccgtatcagctaacatacgcaaaagagagcgagaagagaaggcaaaggcatggtcaaaaaactatgatcaagaagtgaccctagaacaacctacgtcaagcataactccaacaccgtgttcacttcccgaactccgccggaaagagaccatcacggctacacactcggttgatccattttaattaagttaggctttaggttttctacaaccagacattaacaaattcccatctgtccataaccgcgggcacggcttttgaaagttcaaatccctgcaggggtgtcccaacttagcccatcacaagatctcacggtcaacgaaggatattccttctcccaggaagacccgatcaggctcggaatcctggttacaagacatttcgacaatagtaaaacaagatcagcaaagccgcccgaatgtgccgacaaatcccgataggagctgcacatatctcgttctcagggcacatcggatgagcgctccgtacaactaaaaccaaacctcgagtttcccgagggggcgctgcaaaggggtctagtttggaccaacactcagaggagcactggcccgggggatttaaaataaagatgacccttgagtctgcagaacccaagggaaaaaggcttaggtggcaaatggtaaaacctaagttgggccttgctggaggagttttattcaaggcgaactgtcaaggggttcccattataacccaaccgtgtaaggaacgcaaaatcaaggaacataacaccggtatgacggaaactagggcggcaagagtagaacaaaacaccaggcatgaggccgagccttccaccctttaccaagtatatagatgcattaattaaataagagatattgtgatgtcccaacaaatatccatgttccaacaaggaactaactccaatcttcacctgcaactaacaacgctataagaggggctgagcaaaggggtaacatagccaaacaacggtttgctaggacaaggtgggttagaggttcatggcaatatgggaggcatgattagcaattggtaggtatcatagcataggcatagcaaaagagcgagcatctagcaagcaaagatagaagtgatttcgagggtatggtcatctttcctgtaaagttctccgagttgacgttagcttgaacCTCATaaacatactcaacgggttcctcgatcacgaactcggctcccggctctacccaaagcaagaacacaagcaaagggaacaacCATCAACCACGTGTAATGCACAAGCCacaatgatgcaaaacatggcatgatatgcaggatgtgatatgcaatgcatatgcatgcttcggaaaggaaagattgaacctggcctcaacttggaaaaccaagagtgccattggaaagaggagttgatttcggtcgaaatcgatataaagatcaccggaatcggatgcacggtttgcaaatgacaagcaaaacaaatatggcaccgatctgcgattaacagcacatggccatctaaatgcatcaaaaacaacaagctacagcactcTAACATAACAGCAAAACACATGGTAGGGATCCACTcaaaatgcttgacaaaagatgaacactgagctacggctaattcactcaatagcaggttcaaacaagcatggcaaaagtgcaaaagataacaggttacagacttagtgaaaataacaacatgacaggaatttaacatcaggaagcaaagtttagaggaagataacaacatgctacaggaacatatcatggcaaagcaaagcatggcatgaagctactcaaagcatacaacaaaagtcccttactaaccttgagccaaaagggatcagaaaatacaatggcaaccacgtgaacatagcaattacTGTTAATAGATttggacttagcagaaaactggaacatggcaaaacagatatcaagtaagcatgttacactagtagaaaaagggtcaaacgtgaagcacattagtgccagtttgaattagagccggcactaatgtgtacattagtgtcggttcgtggcggcgatcaatagtaccggttcatggcgaacctttagtaccggttcatgccacgaaccggtactaaagaggttgtgtcagcctgcggtcaggctatggccccaccatcaccatttagtgccggttcgtaccacgaaccggtactaatgaggttatggcaagctgtttttagtcccacctcgccaagagagaggcagtatgagcggtttataagccgtgagtgcacagacaatgatgaagagttgcaatgctcatctacatgttgattagcttcaagccttgcggaatagcatagattgcactaagctatgtgcagtgcagtctacactattccgaaaggcttgaagcaaattaaccagcattgcacctcttttttatttttaataacttatttaaactccggacttcttttgtgttcagtatgcagcatttaaagcgacgtcatcaatttccaacatgttctgacatcatttgttgtttttcggtcatttacctaatttttagagagctaaatgaccgtgaaattgaaaatcactacaaaatgaatcctgaaaatgttgaaacttggcatggtatcatcatatcacccgcatagcatgcgcgaaagagtagagagggtcacggcaaaaactggacgcacttcgtgtacaaactggacatactctttccgagtatcagggtttcggacgagaactcatctgttacatggccacttcaatgttttttaaacttatttgaactccggacttcttttgtgtttagtatgcagcatttaaagcgacgtcatcaatttccaacatgttctgacatcatttgttgtttttcggtcatttacctaattgtttagagagctaaatgaccgtgaaattgaaaatcactacaaaatgaatcctgaaaatgttgaaacttggcatggtatcatcatatcacccgcatagcatgcgcgaaagagtagagagggtcacggcaaaaactggacgcacttcgtgtacaaactggacaaactctttccgagtatcagggtttcggagtacggagtgggtactaatgtgcatcccaccaatcaggaagaatcacacggatcgtgtgtttctttctagctcttgcgagtcgttggatcaagggtgtgtttcttcctagctcatgtgagtcgttggatcgaaactaccacaatcactttgtgagccagacgaccctatatatagcccacctctcgccttccctgcataagtctttcagttcatcgactacatacatctaccagttcatcgactgcatacatctaccagttcatcgactgaatacaaatcattcggattcgccatcatacgtccaaccgtgcatttgatatgcatatatatgcatcaCGAGCAACGGTTGGGCTGTATGATGGCGATACCGATTGGTTTGTTCTAGATCCGACATAAAAGGTTTGATACAACTTCTTTTTTGTGACATAAGAGCTATCGATCTCTCCTCCTACCTATTTTAGTTACACAACTACCTATTTGTGCCAAATTTTCACTTTTgctattgctcttgcatcataagcatccatgttaactggacttacaagtaatgcaatttaaccaaactatCTTGTGAttcatgttgattagcttcaagccttgcggaatagcatagattgcactgagctatgtgcagtgcagtctacactattccgaaaggcttgaagcaaattaaccagcattgcaccttttttttattttaataacttatttaaactccggacttcttttgtgttcagtatgcagcattcaatgcgacgtcatcaatttccaacatgttctgacatcatttgttatttttcggtcatttacctaattgttcagtatgcagcattcaattttcagaagaaaataaatagaagaaaataaataatgcagaaaagaaaaaactatataaaaaactactcaaaaataaatagaagaaaataagtaatgcagaaaagaaaaaactatataaaaaatttgttggcacgctgcccagtgggcctgccagacctagggtgtgcaaatgcaggcccagacgggccagcaggctcacagggcagcgtgccctaattaattaggccgagaagcctgctatatagaggagttcgaagaggtAGCCGCACCTggatttataaaccagtgcggctgccctgcGCCGGGCGAGGTGGAaataaactttggggtggcagcgcaaggcctttagtaccggttggtggctccaaccggtactaaaggcccccctttagtaccggttggtggctccaaccgatactaaaggccttcgtttcccgccgcttggcctggcgaaaataggcctttagtaccggttggagccacgaaccggtactaaaggcccatcctatatatatagcattgacgaaaatttcagtttcatctccccacttcgtctccaacctccgccgcgcgcgccgctcgatcccgtcgtcgccgcccgtcgcccgtacCGTCGtccctcgtcatcgtcgctgtccccgccgccgcccgtcgtcgttgtcgtctcgcgctgccgccccgaacgccgccgccgtccatcGTCATCGCCGCGGCCGTACGTCTCTCTCTCGCTCCcgcacacacatacatacacacacatacacacacacaccggcgcccccgccccgtacgccggcgcccccgctcgtacgtacggggcggcggcgtacggggccgcacacacacacatataccacacacacacgcatacacacacacatacacacatacgtacacacatatacgtatatatacacacacatgcatacacacacacacacacacatttttttacttattttctgttttttagaaaagttaattagatgatcgaatgttagattaatgtcgaatgttagatgaattagctagctagATAGAAAAATTGTCCAACTagagattagaactagttgaataattaatataactagtttatttttagtaagaaaatttaggtatatgagattagaattagttgaataattaatataactagtttatttttagtaagaaaaatttaggtatatgagattagaactagttgaataattaatataactagtttatttttagtaagaaaatttaggtatatgagatttgatgatctaattaaaatattatttgttaatgagtttttctgtttatttaatttttatatattttgagtttatataaatgttagattaatgtcgaatgttagatgaattagatagaaaagttaaatatatagtaatgtcaattgaatatatagttagatatattaatgtcaaatgttagatgaatatatatttggctagatataggtgtttaatgtttcacctatatgaacataggaaatgtcatctgacgacgaaaaagattttattatgtgcgaacactgtgaagaccagcgcggcctgtgcgaccaaaatttccttgttgatggtaggcgcttcagcatcaagctggatgagacattcgaagttgatacagtaagtcactttgtcaattattatttgaatgcaaaacttatgcttcatttgcttcaacttataattttaaattttcactattctactagcgcatcccctgccatgcaagaatttttgtcttggataagataggttttagtgctatagatgatatggaggtaaagagagtttacttgaagacggagcatgggtatactttcaacgtcaaattatataatggagacacatacacccattttgaatgcaaaacttggcaagcactatgcaaggcttatgcatttgagcctgatatggttatcacctttgatattcgtccggaagatgatattgaaggtaatatagacatctgggtcgatgtgcaaacgcctccagttctaccatttggtgagtttttctcaaccatgcatgcatatgtttatgtctttcatacagtttattcaaaaatagttgacaactaatttgtattgtcagcttatttcggttcaagcaaacatgtccggcgcttggtagacaggacctactactgccccggggctcaactaaactgcgaggagataagtcattatgtttcatggcttgaggatcttaatactgtcaagacaatttttttcctaaacttagaaatgttagtactcaaaacgtgcgaccaatggtgattgtattgaactacggtcacatctataatcaaaagatggtaagattttaaatatttgtccttaattagtgcatcttttgcatacattatttttgaagctaaactttcattgcttagtatattaattactatacgatgttgttcaaaagggacttccgatgacagttgtgcctcagtggatcgagaaaaaggtcgcatgtcaatggttagcttacgaccaagatttcctacattgcacatgagtgcattcaggatttctgaaagcgaagaatgcttaatagtgaaagattggagcaaaattgttaacgatcgcagagaagtactagggggcagtaaggagaagcgcaacccaagattaggagacagattcatctgcatgctccagtatgatgaatcaggagagctatacatgttctatgctattctacctgagagggagcagcaggatcagtagctactagttcatgctcttaattagtacttgtctcatgtccgtgtcctgaacttcgatgttggtgatgattatgttgaacttgatgatatctttgcttctgttacaaagtgaatgtttcctctttaagctagccagcgttgatgatgattagatagctagcggtaatgactatgatgattaaatagtggtaattagacgactacgatgatttttagctagctagagtttatttatttattaatatgcgatgatgatgatgatgatgacgactacaactcattataacgtaaaacaatcctaaattaaattgataacacaaatttaattgaaaaatacaaaataaaacaaaaacccacaaccatttagtaccggttggtgttaccaaccggtactaaagggctcccggcccccggagctggctcgtgccacgtggttcccctttagcaccggttcgtgctgaaccggtactaaagggggagggGGCATTTAGTGCCGAAACTTTAGTGTCGGTtcctgaaccggcactaaagggccttacgaaccggtgctattgcctggttctgcactagtgttaacgagctcgatgcactcaccacaaggcattgcatgacaaactaagcatacatccagcaagtagacatggcatagaagctaaacatggcaagaataacaacatatcatgcatggatcaactacaacaacctcggcaaaattgcttaacatgtaaacaatctgccaggaacattttatagcaaaagtagagctcgattgactcaagctagggtgctccataaatgcaaacaaagacatggatggatagagcaccgcaatatctacaaaacatccttactgatcatgctcaaaagaggcatggatcactctgtagcaacatgaatacatggcataaaatatcaacaggacaaagacttagaatatttctaagtccctgaaatcagcaacattacgagggctagtttgcatgcttgtgctagtcaccacaaagatcaaaaaaatacatggcatacatacctgtaaagatggcatggcatacttcaaaacacatgtagagctcaagttcataggaggcacacatcaatcatggcaaaaatttagggaaactagcactcttccaacagcatttagggcatcaagatgaactcaaatgaacatggtgcaatgagatgaaatgaagtactcgtcgagtcgaacattttgatatgctacacacatgAATCGGAGCAACGGTTGCAGAGTTAAGACATGCGGAAAAATGCTAAGAATATCTGGGACAGGCAAAATTGGGTCAACCTCTCTGTTACAGATCTGGATCGGGCTCATGCACGGAAATCGAGGTCGCCGGAGTTCTTGGACGAGGTCGTCGGAGGAGAGCCGCAGGGACGCGGGGAAGCTCGCCGGAGCTCTTGGGCGACGGATCCGGTGAGGTAAGGGCCGGATCTGGCCGCGGGTCGTCgggacggcgaggtggggcggcaaccgcggcgcggggcggcgcacaGGGCGCTGGCGACGAGGTCCGCCGGAGTTGGGAGCTCGCCGGCGTGGGGAAGGAAGCGGGCGTCGGCGTCGGGCACGGAAGGAGGTGCGGCGAAGGGAGCTGGCGCGAGCGAGCGGCGCGGAGGAGATGGGCTCGGGGGGCCCGAATCGGGCtcgcccgggccggcggcggggagagcGGCGGCGCACCACGTGGCGGCATACGATTGGCGGCGGCGGggatgtccggtggcggcggacgttgtccggcgcgcggcAGTGGAaatttgctagggttagggggaagAGACCCGGGATTTTGGGGAggaggctatatttataggtaggaggagctaggaggctccaaatgaggtgcggttttcggccacgcgatcgtgatcgaacgacctagatgatggaaggggtttaggtgggtttcgggccactttggaggggtgttgggctgcaacacacacgaggccttttcggtccctcggttaaccgttggagtatcaaacgaagtccaaatgacacaaaacttgacaggcggtctaccggtagtaaaccaaggccgcttggcaagtctcggtccaatcagagaatgtttaacactcgcacatgaaaagaggtaaaagggaacaccggaggacataggagcgccggattgcaaaatggacaacggggaaaaagctcggacgcatgagacgaacatgcatgcaaatgcgatgcacatgatgacatgatatgaaaagcatgacacgcaagcaaaagacaaggcaacaacagcaaataactggaagacatctggcacaacggtctcggggcgtcacagctgCGCAAGACATCACCCCACACGCATGAGAAAAGTTGCCGCAGGCCGCCTCCACCCTGCTACCGTCGGCTTCACCTTGTTGCCTCAACTGATTTTCCGGGCTTCTCCACATAAAGCCTCCCCAACATCCCTATACCTTGGCATTGCACATTCGCTTTTCTACCTAGTTCTACTAGTGAAGAAGTAACTTGCTACCCAAACAACAATCTACAgatgaaaaagaaaagagaaatgtcTAACAGCTCCTGGGTGCCCCTACACcctcatgaacagtaaattcatattaaattgaaaaaaatcaaaaaaatctgaaactttccGGGATCAAAGATTATCAAAGGTTTGATGTTCATGCAAAAATTCAGAAACAAATAACCTTCGTGGAGCCCTCACCCAAAAAAACAAAATCACTGCTCAAAAATGTACATAAACTTTGAAcaatgattttgtttttttatttgagtGCTCTTCGAATGTTATTTTTAGCtaaaactttgcaagatcatcaaaagtttcatgatgttcgatgtcccaaagtttcagatttttttgatttgttttgattttgttttgaatttactgttGATAGAGGGTGTAGGGGCACCTGGGTGCTGAAAATCCTATCTCGAAAGAAAATCACTTACATTATTTGTGCCTAACAATCTTTAGTAGATTCTCCTTTGCCATGACAACAAATCTACGAGGACCCGATTTGTCAAGTTCTAGGCTAGTAGATATCTGTGCTGCTTTTGTTGTTGGCTTGCAATTTCTCTAGCTCAAGCGCTAAACAGAATTCATGTCTTCTTCTACTTTTTTCCCTTGTTATAGATTTCTACTAGTTTTGTTTTCTAAGCAAAATCTTATTGTTGGTTTATCTGAATTGAATACCTGAATTAGTTTATCTCCCTGATCCCTGTTGTTCTCTATTCAGCTGCTTCTACAAACTGGATGAGATTCTTGGTTTGGCCTGCCTTTGATATCTATAGTTGTGCATGAAACTTGAAGTGTAATACTTGAGAACATCATTTGCTTGAACCATTGTCTCATACTCTCACCTTGTGCATTGCAGAGATACCTCCCCATCGGCAGTCGAGATGGATTTCGTCAATTATTACGAGGGGTGCTGGTGCAAGATGGTACGGGTGGCACAAGTGACATACCTGACGAAGCAGAGCCGGATTTGGATAATCGACCGCGCACTTGTGATTTTCATTGTTCTGCGTGTGCAAAGCAGGGAGTCGAACATCGGATCAGGAGGTGCTGATGGCGTAGGCAATATAACTGACGAAGCAGGGCAGTTTGAtactagcagcagcagcagcagcatggcaTATTGGCTGGAGCAGCCCGCACAATCTATGGACGACTGGTGCTAACGGCCAAGATTCGAGGTGAGTTTGCGCATCCGCTTATCTGTGCAGTTCGCCAAGAGAAATCAAAGTTCAGAGTTGGTAACCCAGGTGATCTGCCCCTTTTGTGCAGTGATGACAGTAGGCTTCAGGCATACCAGAGCATGATGCAAGTCACCTTACTTAGTTTTCATTCTCAAGACAATTGCCATTCTGCTCTCCTCCTGTTCAGATATCCCACTGTAAGCACAGCCAGATTCCTGTATGTTCCTTGTAATGATTACTCGAAGCAAGCACGGCGACAACTCCATGATCCTCCGGACATCCTCGGCGTCGCAAAGTTCGCCTCAGATGCTTCAGTTGACCTAGATCTGATCAAAGTGGTACACTTGAGAATATACATACAGCAAAATAATTGCTGTCCATATACTGCCTGGAAAGGGGTGCTTCAGTTCCTTCTTACAAAGGTTTTTCTCTGATATTCTAGGAACATTGTGACAAAGTCTTTGAAACCCAAAAGAGCACTGGTAGCATGAATAGTATGATCTGTATAGATGGTTATTTTTGCATTACAAAACAAGCACTGGTTACATTACATAATTCTGATAAATATGCTCTCACACCTTCACCAGTTTACTACACAGCACTCATGGTTGCTTGCTTAGAGCAGCAATGGCAGCCTGTAGAGATCAGGGGCATGTGGTGCTGTCACAAGCTACCAAACCAGCATTCACCTCTCTATAGTAAGTTTACACTGCTATATGCTACTAGGGAAGCCACCGCGTCGCGCGCACACGCAGAATGACAGAAGCGCTGTTCTCTTTAACGAGATCGGTCGACGCTGAGCCGTGAGCTGAGCCACCTGCAGACGTCGTCCATCTCTTCGGGGATGGTGTAGTGGCCCAACCTGCGGAAATAAACCATGTTTAATGTTCTGAGgaaggaagaacagaggaagagCTTTGTCAGGCGTGGTGTGAGATGTGTACCCGTTGTAGGACTTGAAAGTCAGATACGAGAACCCCGAGGACCGCAGGAACTCGGTCGACCGCTCCCCGTTCCTGTAGGGCACGACCTCGTCCGCTGCACGAGTAGAGGTCATCACACATAATTCAGTGACACCATGTAATACAGCTCTGAATCAGCAGCTAGCCTGTAGGTTTGTTTGTTACCTCTGCCATGGCTGAGCAGGATGGGCAGGGAGGCGGCTCTTCTTGCTGCCATGTGTGAGCCCTCCATCTTGCCCCTCAGTGTCCTGAATTCACCAAAGATCATCAGGGTTTGTTTAGGAATTAGGAGCAAAAAGTGCCTGGTTCTGTGGCAGAtgactgactgactgactgacCTTGAGCAAGGGAGCCAGCCGCTCAAGCTGATGACTGCGCTGAGAGTGATCGGGTAGGGGGTGCCGCTGCTGAACTTGCCATGAGCGTAGCATGCTGCCGAGTGCAGGGCAGCT
Proteins encoded in this window:
- the LOC123070144 gene encoding acyl-protein thioesterase 1 homolog 1 isoform X1 is translated as MSYYGSSSSGGRGGRRVEYGRSYVVRPKGRHLATIVWLHGLGDNGASWSQLLDALPLPNIKWICPTAATRPVAAFGGFPCTAWFDVDDTSVDGRDDIEGLDASAAHIANLLSSEPSDVKLGIGGFSMGAAAALHSAACYAHGKFSSGTPYPITLSAVISLSGWLPCSRSVSQSVICHRTRHFLLLIPKQTLMIFGEFRTLRGKMEGSHMAARRAASLPILLSHGRADEVVPYRNGERSTEFLRSSGFSYLTFKSYNGLGHYTIPEEMDDVCRWLSSRLSVDRSR